GAAGTTATTGTGGTTTGTGAATGATGAGGATAAAGTGGCAAAAGCACTATCTCATCAAAATTTTCGTATTTTTTAAGCACATCTTTTACAAATGGTGAAGTATAGTTCATCGCAAAATCAACTGCATCAAACTCACTTTGTAAGCTTGAAATTCTATCGCAAAGCTTAGCTGTAAGCTCGCAAATAGGCGATTTGCCACCTATTTGTTTGTAGTTATGCTTAGCCGTTTTTAGTCTACCTTTTGTGATCATAAAAGCTACAAATTTTCTTAAAAATTTATTCTTTATACCCAAAATATAAGGGTCATTAAACATATTTTTTAAAAAAATTTCTACATCAGCAAGGCTATTTGCCCCACCCATATTCAAAAGCAAAAGTGCCTTTTTCATCAAAACAACTCCTTAATTTTTATCGCATCATCGATGCTTGAAAGCTCGCCACTTTCGCCACTTTGACAAAGATCATAAAAGGCATCATATTGGGCTTTTATTTCATTGTTTAAAGGATCGGTTTTTAAATTCATCTGACCATTTTCATTTACTCTGTGAAGTTTGTAATCAATAAGATCGCCAAAATAAACACCTTCTTTGGCATTTACTTCTATTTTAAAACGCTCTAAAGAGCCACAAAAAGAATCAGTAATACTCACCAAAATTTGATTTTTCATTTTAATGTTTATTCCAACATTGTCGCATATTTTGGTATTTGTTTTATTTGCCTGAGTATAAAAGAAATTGCAGACTTCACTATCTACTAAATTTTTCGCAAGGTCTATATCGCAAAGCGAAAGCTCGTTTATAATATTTCCCTCACAAAGTGGTTTAAAATGCGCAATTGAAATGCTATAAATTTCTTCTTCTTTTAAAAGTGCTTTTTTTAATGAAACGATGGTCGGATTAAAGCGCTCATCAACGCCGGTGCAAACTCTTACTTTGTTTACCACTGAAGCATATTTTATCTCTTTTAGCTCGCTTACACTTTTAAATATTGGCCTTGAAATCAAGATATTTTGGCAATATTTTGCACACTGACAAAAAGCCTCTACGATCTCATGTTGAGGCAAACAAAGTACGACAGCTTGTGGCTGGGCTACTTCTATAAATTTCTTAAACTCATCAAAAAACGGAGCTCTGCAAGCATCATCTCTATTTTCTTTATCAAAAACTCCACAAACTTCAAATTTGTCAGAACGCCTCAGCTCCATATAGTGCCGCTTGCCAACCAGATTGTATCCAACAATGCCAATTTTGAGTTTCACTAAAGACCTTTTAGTTATAAATTTTTAGGCTATTTTAATTGCAAATCGCTTTTAAACAAATAAATTTATAAAATATATTAAGCAAAAATTAATTTTGTATTTTTTTATAAATTTACAAACGATTTTTAGCTAAAATCGAGCAAAATTTAAAACTAACGAGGATAAAAATGCAAAATTTAGATATAAGAAAGGCATATCTTGATTTTTTTAAATCAAAAGGTCACGAAGTAGTAGCTTCAGCGCCACTCGTGCCAAACGATGCAACACTACTTTTTACAAACGCCGGTATGGTGCCATTTAAGAGCATTTTCACAGGCGAAGTGCCACGCCCAACACCACCTATCCGCACTAGCTGTCAGACCTGCATAAGAGCTGGCGGAAAGCACAACGACCTAGATAATGTCGGCTATACAGCGCGCCACCACACATTTTTTGAAATGCTAGGAAATTTTAGCTTTGGCGAATACTTCAAAAAAGAGGCAATCTCTTATGCTTGGGAATTTGTCACAGAGGTGTTAAAACTACCAAAAGATAAGCTTTATGTGACCGTTCATGAAAGCGACGATGAAGCATTTGAAATTTGGAGCGCTCACATCGCAAAAGAGAGAATTTACCGCTTTGGCGATCATGATAACTTCTGGCAGATGGGCGATACTGGACCATGCGGCCCTTGTAGCGAAATTTTTTACGATCAAGGTGCTGAACACTTTAACACGCCTGAAGACTACATGGGTGGCGATGGCGATAGATTTTTAGAGATCTGGAACCTTGTTTTCATGCAGTATGAAAGAAGCGCCGATGGCAAACTAAGCCCACTACCAAAGCCAAGTATTGATACTGGCATGGGACTTGAGCGCGTTACTGCTATCTTGCAAGGTAAATTTAGCAACTACGACAGCACACTTTTTATGCCACTAATTAGCGAAGTGGCAAAGCTTTGTGGTAAGCCATACGTCTATGAAAGTGGCGCTAGCTACCGCGTCATAAGCGATCACATCCGCTCAGTCACATTTTTGCTAGCTCAAGGTACGACATTTGATAAAGAAGGCCGTGGCTACGTGCTTCGTCGCATCTTACGCCGTGCGATCCGCCATGGATACTTGCTAGGCATAAAAGAGCCATTTATGTATAAGCTTGTCGATAAAGTTTGCGAGCTTATGGGCGAGCACTACACCTATTTAAATGAGAAAAAAGCGGCTGTAAAAGAGCAGATCAAGCTTGAAGAAGAGAGATTTTTGGCGACAATCGCTAGTGGTTTAGAGCTATTTGAGAGCGAGCTTAAAAATACAAAAGAAATTTTTAGCGGAGAGGCTGCGTTTAAGCTTTATGACACATTTGGCTTCCCACTTGACCTAACAGCTGATATGCTTAGAGAAAAAGGCTTAAAAGTCGATGAGACAAGGTTTGATGAGCTTATGAGCGAGCAAAAAGCACGTGCAAAAGCTGCTTGGAAAGGCAGTGGCGATAAGAGTGCGAAGGGCGATTTTAAAGAGCTACTTGAAAAATTTGGCGAGAATAAATTTATAGGCTACGAAGAGCTTAAGAGCAAAAGTAAAATTCTAGCCCTGCTTGATGAAGAATTTAAAAATGTAGATAGCTTAGATGCTGGCAAAGAGGGCTGGGTGATGTTTGATGTCACTCCATTTTACGCTCAAAGTGGCGGTCAGTGCGGCGATAGCGGTAAGA
The DNA window shown above is from Campylobacter concisus and carries:
- the alaS gene encoding alanine--tRNA ligase, which encodes MQNLDIRKAYLDFFKSKGHEVVASAPLVPNDATLLFTNAGMVPFKSIFTGEVPRPTPPIRTSCQTCIRAGGKHNDLDNVGYTARHHTFFEMLGNFSFGEYFKKEAISYAWEFVTEVLKLPKDKLYVTVHESDDEAFEIWSAHIAKERIYRFGDHDNFWQMGDTGPCGPCSEIFYDQGAEHFNTPEDYMGGDGDRFLEIWNLVFMQYERSADGKLSPLPKPSIDTGMGLERVTAILQGKFSNYDSTLFMPLISEVAKLCGKPYVYESGASYRVISDHIRSVTFLLAQGTTFDKEGRGYVLRRILRRAIRHGYLLGIKEPFMYKLVDKVCELMGEHYTYLNEKKAAVKEQIKLEEERFLATIASGLELFESELKNTKEIFSGEAAFKLYDTFGFPLDLTADMLREKGLKVDETRFDELMSEQKARAKAAWKGSGDKSAKGDFKELLEKFGENKFIGYEELKSKSKILALLDEEFKNVDSLDAGKEGWVMFDVTPFYAQSGGQCGDSGKIVGKANVLDTQKFHGLNLSLVKASAALKVGDEVELEVGSDRTQIARHHSATHLLHAALRNVLGTHIAQAGSSVEADRLRFDFSHPKALTSEEISKIENLVNEWILDGANAKTQVMELEEAKKSGAIALFNEKYADKVRVVSFGDVSKELCGGTHVKNIDEIGLFFITKESGVSAGVRRIEAVCSRAALNLAKSFRAEIDELKDELKSTEPLNAVKKLKNELRVLKDKLKNAKNSHELVYLDINKTKLCVTSIDGGDIKTLIDEFKNEHKSAAILLIQADESGKISLAAGVKNAPLKAGAWVKFAAQILGGNGGGKDDFATAGGKDASMIEDAIKDSLEYARQALEK
- a CDS encoding Gfo/Idh/MocA family protein, translated to MKLKIGIVGYNLVGKRHYMELRRSDKFEVCGVFDKENRDDACRAPFFDEFKKFIEVAQPQAVVLCLPQHEIVEAFCQCAKYCQNILISRPIFKSVSELKEIKYASVVNKVRVCTGVDERFNPTIVSLKKALLKEEEIYSISIAHFKPLCEGNIINELSLCDIDLAKNLVDSEVCNFFYTQANKTNTKICDNVGINIKMKNQILVSITDSFCGSLERFKIEVNAKEGVYFGDLIDYKLHRVNENGQMNLKTDPLNNEIKAQYDAFYDLCQSGESGELSSIDDAIKIKELF